The Candidatus Eisenbacteria bacterium genome has a segment encoding these proteins:
- a CDS encoding D-alanine--D-alanine ligase translates to MVPAAATRYRIGLLFGGRSPEHEISITTAASIAKEADPTRIDVVPIYISREGRWLRLAGSGPLALLAGRLATEQDIADLKRQEVILSGADRASLVSVEDRRADPERIDALFPALHGQGGEDGSVQGLARLADLPCVGAGILGSALGMDKVSMKRIAASEGIPVPSFVGFTREEWAGKSAAIRDAIWGKLQPPVFVKPSGAGSSVGITKVGRPSDLDDAVREAGRYDYRLIVEQGIDGREMEVGLLGNDEPEASVVGEIIPSREFYDYRDKYYEEASRVVIPADIPREIADRIRGHAIAAFRALDLSGMARADFLLERETGAIYFNEVNTIPGFTPISMYPMLWRASGVTYRDLITRLVELAVGRHRSTRVEAKPPPPR, encoded by the coding sequence GGCGGTCGCCAGAGCACGAGATCTCCATCACGACGGCGGCGTCGATCGCGAAGGAGGCGGATCCCACGAGGATCGACGTCGTGCCCATCTACATCTCCCGCGAGGGGCGATGGCTCAGGCTGGCCGGCAGTGGGCCGCTCGCCCTTCTCGCGGGGCGTCTTGCGACCGAGCAGGACATCGCCGACCTGAAGCGGCAGGAAGTGATCCTGAGCGGCGCCGACCGGGCCTCTCTGGTGTCGGTCGAGGATCGACGGGCGGATCCGGAGCGGATCGATGCGCTCTTCCCGGCCCTGCACGGGCAGGGTGGAGAGGATGGGAGCGTGCAGGGCCTCGCCCGCCTCGCCGATCTGCCATGCGTGGGGGCGGGGATCCTGGGCAGCGCTCTCGGGATGGACAAGGTTTCGATGAAGCGGATCGCGGCGTCGGAAGGGATTCCGGTTCCTTCGTTCGTGGGATTCACGCGCGAGGAATGGGCAGGCAAGTCAGCCGCGATCCGCGATGCCATATGGGGCAAGCTCCAGCCCCCGGTCTTCGTGAAGCCCTCCGGGGCAGGCTCGTCGGTGGGAATAACGAAGGTCGGGCGGCCGTCGGATCTCGACGATGCGGTGCGCGAAGCCGGCCGCTATGACTATCGCCTGATCGTCGAGCAGGGAATCGACGGGCGCGAGATGGAAGTGGGTCTTCTCGGGAACGACGAGCCCGAGGCATCGGTCGTGGGGGAGATCATCCCCTCGCGGGAGTTCTACGACTACCGCGACAAGTACTACGAGGAGGCGAGCCGCGTCGTCATCCCCGCCGACATTCCGCGCGAGATCGCCGACCGGATCCGCGGCCACGCGATCGCAGCGTTCCGTGCGCTCGATCTGTCGGGGATGGCCCGCGCCGACTTCCTGCTCGAGCGGGAAACGGGAGCGATCTACTTCAACGAGGTGAACACGATTCCCGGCTTCACGCCGATCAGCATGTACCCGATGCTGTGGCGCGCATCCGGCGTCACTTATCGCGACCTGATCACGCGTCTCGTGGAGCTAGCCGTCGGGCGACACCGGAGCACGCGCGTGGAGGCGAAACCGCCTCCTCCGCGGTGA
- a CDS encoding IS1634 family transposase, whose amino-acid sequence MYLRHSTVRKDGKRHVYWRLVRSVRRNGKVVQETVAQLGELDAQGRAKARALARTITGRGDQRELFEDGGRDEAPVPVRLNKIRLERGRAFGDVWLGWTLWRALRLEEICAGLLPEGREAIPWSAMAEVLVIARLCEPSSELHIAEDWYRKTALEDLLGLPAEKLDDHRLYRALDHLLPHKRAIEQHLVQRLGELFGVEYDLLLYDVTSTYFEGLAEANPLAQRGYSRDHRPDCKQVCIALVVTREGIPLGYEAFPGNRVDVTTVEEIVAAMESRYGLAQRIWVMDRGMTSAENIAWLQQSGRRYLIGTHRGDVKKWSRQIAEARDWTTVREGIEVKLCPGPDGSETFLLCRSAERREKERAMHERFIAGIDAGLDSLARRIERARSPLDREMIGRQIGRLLERNSRAAGRNQIRLLKDSSRSSKLRLAWTVHAEWEEWARSSEGCYILRTNISDWTPETLWSTYIQLTDAEAAFRIHKSDLSLRPIWHQKPERVQAHILVCFLAYVLWKTLEQWQCRAGLGKALARFSMNSLVSKAQTSSSPSLTPPGASCASAASCDPRKLRRSCWTAWV is encoded by the coding sequence TTGTATCTTCGGCATTCGACAGTTCGCAAGGACGGCAAGCGGCACGTCTACTGGCGTCTGGTCCGTTCCGTGCGGCGCAACGGCAAGGTTGTCCAGGAGACGGTGGCGCAGCTGGGGGAGCTGGATGCTCAGGGACGCGCGAAGGCGCGTGCGCTGGCTCGGACGATCACGGGTCGCGGCGACCAGCGCGAGCTTTTCGAGGATGGCGGCAGAGACGAGGCGCCGGTCCCGGTTCGTCTGAACAAGATCCGTCTGGAGAGAGGCCGCGCCTTCGGTGACGTGTGGTTGGGGTGGACGCTGTGGCGGGCCCTTCGGCTGGAGGAGATCTGTGCGGGGCTCTTACCGGAAGGGCGGGAAGCGATCCCGTGGTCTGCGATGGCCGAGGTGCTGGTGATCGCCCGGTTGTGCGAGCCGTCAAGCGAGCTGCACATTGCGGAGGATTGGTACCGGAAGACGGCTCTCGAGGACTTGCTGGGGTTGCCGGCTGAGAAGCTCGACGATCATCGGCTCTACCGGGCTCTGGATCATCTGCTGCCGCACAAGAGGGCGATCGAGCAACACCTCGTGCAGCGACTCGGGGAGCTCTTCGGAGTCGAGTACGACCTGCTGCTTTACGATGTGACGAGCACATACTTCGAGGGGTTGGCCGAGGCGAACCCTCTGGCGCAGCGCGGCTACAGCCGCGATCACCGTCCCGATTGCAAGCAGGTCTGCATCGCTCTGGTCGTCACGCGCGAGGGGATCCCCCTGGGTTACGAGGCCTTTCCCGGCAATCGCGTTGATGTCACGACCGTCGAGGAGATCGTGGCGGCGATGGAGTCGCGCTACGGCCTGGCGCAGAGGATCTGGGTCATGGACCGCGGGATGACCAGTGCCGAGAATATCGCCTGGCTCCAGCAGAGCGGCCGGCGCTACCTCATCGGGACTCACCGAGGAGACGTCAAGAAGTGGAGCCGCCAGATCGCCGAGGCCCGCGACTGGACGACGGTGCGTGAGGGGATCGAGGTCAAGCTCTGCCCCGGCCCCGATGGATCGGAGACCTTTCTTCTGTGCCGCTCAGCGGAGCGCCGCGAGAAAGAGCGGGCGATGCACGAGCGCTTCATCGCCGGCATCGATGCCGGGCTCGACTCCTTGGCGCGCCGCATCGAGCGCGCCCGAAGCCCTCTCGATCGGGAGATGATCGGACGCCAGATCGGCCGGTTGTTGGAGAGAAACTCCCGAGCCGCCGGCCGCAACCAGATCCGTTTGCTCAAAGATTCTTCGCGCTCTTCCAAGCTTCGACTTGCCTGGACCGTGCACGCCGAGTGGGAGGAATGGGCTCGCTCCAGCGAGGGCTGCTACATCCTGCGCACCAATATCAGTGACTGGACTCCCGAGACGCTCTGGTCGACCTACATCCAGCTGACCGACGCCGAGGCTGCTTTCCGTATCCACAAGAGCGATCTCTCGCTTCGTCCCATCTGGCACCAGAAGCCCGAGCGCGTGCAGGCACACATCCTCGTCTGCTTCCTCGCCTATGTGCTCTGGAAGACACTGGAGCAATGGCAGTGCCGCGCCGGGCTCGGTAAAGCCCTCGCACGATTCTCGATGAACTCGCTCGTATCCAAAGCACAGACGTCGTCGTCCCCCTCGCTGACTCCTCCGGGCGCGAGCTGCGCATCCGCTGCGTCGTGCGACCCGAGAAAGCTCAGGCGGTCCTGCTGGACCGCCTGGGTTTGA
- a CDS encoding S9 family peptidase, which translates to MARRITPQDLYQIQQPTECRLSPDGQEIAVTVSRSDKETLKAQSHLWMVPARGGEPRQFTRGKDNETSPRFSPDGKTLAFLSTRSGKTEIWTIPTDGGEASQLTRLAGSVTDFVFSPNGKKIALTFVPQDEEAKDREEKKKRGLPGQETPKVRSFERIVFKLDGLGFMPKGRSHIWVVDAKTGRGKPITSDDRYDETQPVFSPDGKWIFFGSNRAEDPDIDFMREDIWRVPGKGGPIEKVRTFAGPSSSFSLSPDGRWIAFLGREDPDASWDLGHTKLWLAPTRGGRPVELTAHLDRSCRATTLSDTYGLGETKPPIWSPDSQWIHFLISNEGNTEVWRVHVRERRPVPVIARRGAVIDYDIDFGSGYVYAALSDPRSPGELYVFSVRESQVARHMTTWNAWLEKKTIAMPEEFWFRGKGRHRLQGWALPGRAAAGRRSGAKRPAVLYIHGGPGMQYGRVYFHEFQCLAARGYTVLYSNPRGGTGYGAKHLAAIHNNWGSVDYSDLMLFVDEALRRYPAIDRRRLGVAGGSYGGYMTNWIIGHTDRFAAAVTQRSISNLMSFSGSSDFGFAWSRVFGGRQAWQDPANYLRMSPISYADSVRTPTLIEHQENDQRCPVEQAEQWYAALKVRKVPVCLHRYPEESHGMSRGGRPDRRIERLERIADWFDRWLGARKRGR; encoded by the coding sequence ATGGCAAGGAGAATCACTCCTCAGGACCTATACCAGATCCAGCAACCCACGGAGTGCCGCCTGTCGCCGGACGGCCAGGAGATCGCGGTCACCGTCAGCAGATCGGACAAGGAGACGCTCAAGGCCCAGAGCCATCTGTGGATGGTGCCCGCCCGCGGCGGGGAGCCGCGACAGTTCACGCGCGGGAAGGACAACGAGACGTCCCCTCGTTTCTCGCCCGACGGCAAGACCCTGGCGTTCCTCTCAACGCGATCCGGGAAGACGGAGATCTGGACGATCCCGACCGACGGAGGCGAGGCGAGCCAACTCACCAGGCTGGCAGGGAGCGTGACCGATTTCGTCTTCTCCCCGAACGGCAAGAAGATCGCCCTGACTTTCGTCCCACAGGACGAAGAGGCGAAGGACCGCGAGGAGAAGAAGAAGCGCGGCCTGCCGGGCCAGGAGACTCCGAAGGTCCGAAGCTTCGAGCGAATCGTCTTCAAGCTCGACGGCCTGGGCTTCATGCCCAAGGGGCGCTCGCACATCTGGGTCGTGGATGCCAAGACGGGACGCGGCAAGCCCATCACGTCCGACGACCGCTATGACGAGACCCAGCCCGTGTTCTCTCCTGATGGGAAGTGGATCTTCTTCGGCAGCAATCGAGCCGAGGATCCGGACATCGATTTCATGCGCGAGGACATCTGGCGAGTCCCGGGGAAGGGCGGACCGATCGAGAAGGTGAGGACGTTCGCCGGTCCCTCGAGCAGTTTCTCGTTGAGTCCCGATGGACGCTGGATCGCGTTCCTCGGCCGCGAGGACCCGGACGCGTCATGGGACTTGGGGCACACGAAGCTCTGGCTGGCCCCCACCAGGGGCGGCAGGCCGGTCGAGCTGACCGCCCATCTGGACCGAAGCTGCCGCGCCACGACGCTGAGCGACACCTACGGCCTCGGCGAGACGAAGCCGCCGATCTGGTCTCCCGACAGCCAGTGGATCCACTTCCTGATCAGCAACGAGGGGAACACCGAGGTCTGGCGCGTGCATGTCCGCGAACGGAGGCCGGTCCCGGTGATCGCCCGCCGCGGCGCGGTGATCGATTACGACATCGACTTCGGCTCGGGCTACGTCTACGCGGCGCTCTCGGATCCCCGTTCCCCCGGCGAGCTCTATGTCTTCTCGGTGCGCGAATCCCAGGTCGCGCGCCACATGACCACATGGAACGCCTGGCTTGAGAAGAAGACGATCGCCATGCCCGAAGAGTTCTGGTTCAGGGGCAAGGGGCGCCATCGCCTCCAGGGGTGGGCGCTCCCCGGACGCGCCGCGGCAGGGAGAAGAAGCGGCGCCAAGAGACCGGCGGTCCTCTACATCCACGGCGGCCCCGGAATGCAATACGGAAGGGTCTACTTCCACGAGTTCCAGTGTCTGGCGGCCCGCGGGTACACGGTCCTCTACTCGAACCCCCGCGGAGGGACCGGATACGGAGCGAAACACCTCGCGGCGATCCACAACAATTGGGGCTCGGTCGACTACTCCGATCTCATGCTCTTCGTCGATGAGGCGCTGCGCCGCTATCCGGCGATCGACCGGCGCCGGCTGGGAGTCGCCGGCGGAAGCTACGGAGGGTACATGACGAACTGGATCATCGGGCATACGGACCGCTTCGCCGCGGCGGTGACCCAGCGCAGCATCTCGAACCTCATGAGCTTCAGCGGGTCGAGCGACTTCGGATTCGCCTGGTCGAGAGTGTTCGGCGGCAGGCAGGCCTGGCAGGATCCAGCGAACTACCTGAGGATGTCCCCGATCTCCTACGCCGATTCCGTCCGCACGCCGACCCTGATCGAGCATCAGGAGAACGACCAGCGCTGCCCCGTCGAGCAGGCGGAGCAATGGTACGCGGCCCTCAAAGTCCGAAAGGTGCCGGTCTGCCTCCATCGATACCCCGAGGAGTCCCACGGGATGAGCCGGGGGGGGCGCCCCGATCGCAGGATCGAGCGTCTCGAGAGGATTGCGGACTGGTTCGACCGCTGGCTCGGGGCCCGGAAGCGGGGAAGGTAG
- a CDS encoding zinc ribbon domain-containing protein produces MPTYDYRCKECGKSFSVSMTIKEHDRRRPKCPKCSSSKVQQKISIFHAITSKKS; encoded by the coding sequence ATGCCGACCTACGACTATCGGTGCAAGGAGTGCGGAAAGAGCTTCTCGGTCTCCATGACGATCAAGGAGCACGATCGTCGGAGGCCGAAGTGCCCGAAATGCTCATCATCGAAGGTCCAGCAGAAGATCTCGATCTTCCACGCGATCACTTCGAAGAAGAGCTGA
- a CDS encoding energy transducer TonB — MSKSSPLLLSQKTPSSLGALIPLILLLAALLVPSGISRAQSETWLCPVCQTERIERPEGADSLACPTCELTLGHDDLRWQTAYVSVRTRPTQVTWELIPECGSFRTEAILVFDQGKPLWIPWSAVMYYIPRQRICRLTSGREFGTPYSKGPDCPKPPLIQATIADSVGDFMKGRSIQLTPKEDQLSEIYLCARSSAALDSARARFIAEVEGGKHPRLPRSQPVARNVAVPTVPPSAMNDSLDVIMEARVDEVGRLLKVNRLKGSGNQDVDRAALLAVYRTSMSPGGEMGVGVPCSMVFHFVFNRGTATTDVKPSVPPMWREWVEPPAR, encoded by the coding sequence TTGAGCAAGTCCTCCCCATTGCTGCTGTCGCAGAAGACCCCGTCGAGCCTCGGAGCGTTGATCCCTCTCATCCTGCTGCTCGCGGCTCTTCTTGTCCCTTCGGGAATCTCGCGGGCCCAGAGCGAGACCTGGCTCTGCCCTGTCTGCCAGACTGAGCGGATCGAGCGCCCCGAGGGCGCCGACAGCCTCGCCTGTCCGACGTGCGAGCTGACTTTGGGACACGATGATCTGCGCTGGCAGACGGCATATGTGAGCGTCCGGACCCGGCCGACGCAGGTGACCTGGGAGCTGATTCCCGAGTGCGGGAGCTTCCGGACCGAGGCCATCCTGGTCTTCGATCAGGGGAAGCCGCTCTGGATACCGTGGAGCGCCGTCATGTACTACATCCCGCGCCAGAGGATCTGCCGGCTCACTTCCGGGAGGGAGTTCGGCACGCCCTACTCAAAGGGGCCCGACTGCCCGAAGCCGCCGCTCATCCAGGCCACAATCGCGGACAGCGTCGGGGACTTCATGAAGGGAAGGTCGATCCAGCTCACTCCCAAGGAAGATCAACTCTCGGAGATCTACCTCTGCGCCCGCAGCTCCGCGGCCCTCGACTCGGCCCGAGCCCGATTCATCGCCGAGGTCGAGGGAGGCAAGCACCCGCGTCTCCCTCGCAGCCAGCCGGTCGCCCGCAACGTCGCTGTTCCGACCGTCCCTCCATCCGCGATGAACGACTCTCTCGACGTGATCATGGAGGCGCGGGTCGACGAGGTCGGCCGCCTTCTCAAGGTGAACCGTCTGAAGGGGAGCGGGAATCAGGATGTCGACCGAGCGGCCCTCCTGGCGGTCTACCGGACCTCGATGTCGCCCGGAGGAGAGATGGGCGTCGGCGTGCCCTGCTCGATGGTTTTCCACTTCGTGTTCAATCGAGGGACGGCGACAACAGACGTGAAGCCATCGGTTCCGCCGATGTGGCGGGAGTGGGTCGAGCCGCCCGCGCGGTAG